One region of Flavobacterium pisciphilum genomic DNA includes:
- a CDS encoding TIGR00730 family Rossman fold protein, producing MRLEDFDNDEDKVIQDRLKQKTWNEIRTNDSWAIFKIMAEFVNGYENMGRIGPCVSIFGSARTKPDDKYYLLAEKIAYKISKAGYGVITGGGPGIMEAGNKGAHLGGGTSVGLNIELPFEQHFNPYIDRDKNLNFDYFFVRKVMFVKYSQGFVVMPGGFGTLDEMFEAITLIQTKKIGKFPIILVGTEFWSGLIDWVKTVLVEKEHTVSPDDLDLFKIVDSEDEVVEALDKFYKKYDLSPNF from the coding sequence ATGAGATTAGAAGATTTTGACAATGACGAGGATAAAGTAATCCAAGATAGATTAAAACAAAAAACATGGAATGAAATCAGAACCAATGATAGTTGGGCGATTTTTAAAATCATGGCTGAATTTGTAAATGGATATGAAAATATGGGACGCATTGGTCCATGTGTATCTATTTTTGGATCAGCAAGAACAAAACCGGATGATAAATATTATTTATTGGCTGAGAAAATTGCTTATAAAATCAGTAAAGCTGGCTATGGTGTAATTACTGGTGGTGGTCCTGGAATTATGGAAGCTGGTAATAAAGGTGCTCACTTAGGAGGAGGAACTTCGGTAGGATTAAATATTGAATTGCCTTTTGAACAACACTTTAACCCTTATATTGACCGTGATAAAAACTTAAACTTTGACTACTTTTTTGTACGTAAAGTAATGTTTGTAAAATATTCTCAAGGTTTTGTGGTTATGCCTGGTGGTTTTGGAACTCTTGATGAAATGTTTGAAGCAATCACTTTGATTCAGACTAAAAAAATTGGAAAATTCCCTATTATTTTGGTTGGAACCGAATTCTGGTCAGGATTAATTGATTGGGTAAAAACTGTTTTGGTTGAGAAAGAACATACTGTAAGTCCTGATGATTTAGACCTATTTAAAATCGTTGATTCTGAGGATGAAGTGGTTGAAGCACTGGATAAATTCTACAAAAAATATGATTTAAGTCCAAATTTCTAA
- a CDS encoding alpha-ketoacid dehydrogenase subunit alpha/beta, protein MIKEKNNTTLTFEDFKTEVLNDYRIAIISRECSLIGRKEVLTGKAKFGIFGDGKEVPQLAMAKAFKNGDFRSGYYRDQTFMMAIGELTPKQFFAGLYGHTDLDFDPMSAGRQMGGHFVTHSLNEDGSWKDLTKQKNSSADISPTAGQMPRLLGLAQASKIYRNVDDIKIKDNFSVNGNEIAWGTIGNASTSEGLFFETINAAGVLQVPMVMSVWDDEYGISVHARHQTTKENISEILKGYQRDENSNGYEIFRVKGWDYAELIATYEEAAAIAREKHIPVLIHVNELTQPQGHSTSGSHERYKNAARLAWEKDFDCIRQMKLWMIAINIASPEELDEMELELKKEVLDAKKEAWSSFIDPIIQDQKELLSLLESIAPKSANKDLILKLTADLSAIKSPLKKEMLAVARKVLRLIVNEDCRTELSSWITSYIATTQEKFSSNLFSDSDLNVFSVEKVLPKYEANSLDVDGRMIVRDNFDALFTKYPETLIFGEDVGNIGDVNQGLEGMQEKYGELRVADVGIREATIIGQGIGMALRGLRPIAEIQYLDYLLYAIQIMSDDLATLQYRTVGKQKAPLIVRTRGHRLEGIWHSGSPMGMIINAIRGIHVLVPRNMTQAAGFYNTLLECDEPALVIECLNGYRLKEKAPSNYGEFKTPIGVIETLREGKDITLVSYGSTLRLVEQAATELLQAGIDCEVIDLQSLLPFDVNQDIVKSIAKTNRLLVIDEDLPGGASAFILQQIVEQQDAYLHLDSKPQTLTAKAHRPAYGTDGDYFSKPSTEDIYEKVYSMMNEVNPSKYPNLY, encoded by the coding sequence ATGATAAAAGAAAAAAACAATACTACACTTACTTTCGAAGATTTCAAAACCGAAGTCTTGAACGACTACAGAATCGCTATAATCAGCAGGGAATGTAGCTTAATAGGTCGTAAAGAAGTATTGACAGGAAAAGCCAAATTTGGAATTTTTGGCGATGGAAAAGAAGTCCCTCAATTAGCGATGGCTAAGGCTTTCAAGAATGGTGACTTCCGCTCAGGATACTACCGCGATCAAACTTTTATGATGGCAATTGGAGAATTAACTCCTAAACAATTTTTTGCTGGTTTATACGGGCATACCGATTTAGATTTTGATCCAATGTCGGCAGGAAGACAAATGGGTGGACACTTTGTTACTCATAGTTTAAATGAAGATGGTTCTTGGAAAGATCTAACTAAACAAAAAAATTCTAGTGCCGATATCTCTCCTACTGCTGGGCAAATGCCAAGATTATTAGGACTTGCTCAGGCATCTAAAATATATAGAAATGTTGATGATATAAAAATCAAAGATAATTTCTCGGTTAATGGTAACGAAATTGCTTGGGGAACTATCGGAAACGCTAGTACATCTGAAGGTTTATTTTTTGAAACCATAAACGCTGCTGGAGTACTTCAAGTACCAATGGTAATGAGTGTTTGGGATGATGAATACGGAATTTCGGTTCACGCAAGACATCAAACTACTAAAGAAAATATTTCTGAAATATTAAAAGGATACCAACGCGACGAAAACTCTAACGGATATGAAATCTTTAGAGTAAAAGGTTGGGATTACGCTGAATTAATAGCTACTTATGAAGAGGCAGCTGCTATTGCACGCGAAAAACATATTCCTGTATTAATTCACGTTAATGAATTAACACAACCTCAAGGACACTCTACTTCTGGTTCTCACGAACGTTATAAGAATGCAGCTCGTCTGGCTTGGGAAAAAGATTTTGACTGTATTCGTCAAATGAAATTATGGATGATTGCTATTAATATTGCATCTCCTGAAGAATTGGATGAAATGGAACTTGAATTGAAAAAAGAAGTTCTTGATGCTAAAAAAGAAGCATGGAGTTCTTTTATAGATCCTATTATTCAAGATCAAAAAGAATTACTTTCTTTATTAGAAAGTATTGCTCCAAAAAGCGCAAACAAAGACCTAATATTAAAACTTACAGCTGACTTAAGCGCTATAAAATCACCACTTAAAAAGGAGATGCTTGCTGTTGCACGTAAAGTATTGCGTTTAATTGTAAATGAAGACTGCAGAACCGAGCTATCAAGCTGGATTACTTCTTACATTGCTACAACTCAAGAAAAATTTAGCAGTAATTTATTCTCTGACTCTGATTTAAATGTTTTCTCTGTTGAGAAGGTACTACCTAAATACGAAGCAAATAGCTTAGACGTTGATGGAAGAATGATTGTAAGAGATAATTTTGATGCTTTGTTTACAAAATATCCTGAAACATTAATCTTTGGAGAAGATGTAGGAAACATTGGTGACGTTAACCAAGGTCTAGAAGGTATGCAAGAAAAATATGGAGAACTTCGTGTTGCCGATGTAGGTATTCGTGAAGCAACCATAATTGGTCAAGGAATCGGAATGGCTTTGAGAGGATTGCGTCCTATTGCTGAAATTCAGTATTTAGATTATTTACTATATGCAATCCAAATCATGAGTGATGATTTGGCTACTTTACAATATAGAACTGTAGGTAAACAAAAAGCACCATTAATCGTTAGAACACGTGGTCACCGTTTAGAGGGTATCTGGCATTCGGGTTCACCGATGGGAATGATTATAAATGCTATCCGCGGAATTCATGTATTAGTACCAAGAAACATGACTCAAGCAGCTGGATTCTACAATACTTTATTAGAATGTGACGAGCCTGCTCTTGTAATCGAATGTTTAAACGGATATAGATTAAAAGAAAAAGCACCAAGCAACTATGGAGAATTCAAAACTCCGATTGGGGTTATTGAAACGCTAAGAGAAGGTAAAGATATTACCCTTGTTTCATACGGTTCAACGTTACGATTAGTAGAACAAGCAGCTACTGAATTATTACAAGCTGGTATCGATTGTGAAGTTATCGATTTACAATCTCTACTTCCTTTTGATGTTAATCAAGACATTGTAAAAAGTATCGCAAAAACTAATCGCTTATTAGTAATCGACGAAGATTTACCAGGTGGGGCTTCTGCTTTTATCTTGCAACAAATTGTTGAGCAACAAGACGCCTATTTACATTTAGATAGCAAACCACAAACATTAACTGCTAAAGCTCACAGACCTGCTTATGGTACTGATGGAGATTACTTTTCTAAGCCTTCTACTGAAGATATTTATGAAAAAGTATACAGCATGATGAATGAGGTAAATCCATCGAAATATCCTAATTTATACTAA
- a CDS encoding ATP-dependent DNA helicase gives MSSSLFYSLLQRKFPFSPTYKQDIFFQKIAIFLTDTANETIFVLKGYAGTGKTTVISTIVNNLIDIDKKYVLLAPTGRAAKVIANYSSKPAFTIHKKIYFPKKASGGGVSFTIQQNKHKNTIFIVDEASMISDSNSDSKLYENGSLLDDLISYVYSGTNCKMILLGDTAQLPPVNLDISPALDIHTLSVHYNKEIEHIELDEVMRQEENSGILFNATELRELLKESFITEFRFDVKKFKDIVRLTDGYDIQDAINSAYSNYSIEDTAFIVRSNKRANQYNEQIRTKILFKESDLSTGDFLMVVKNNYFWLKDSDEAGFIANGDIIEILEIFSIQELYGFKFAKVKIRMVDYPNQKPFETVLLLDTIKSESPSLTYEESNRLYEEVMKDYESETTKYKKFQKVKANEYFNGLQVKFSYAITCHKSQGGQWDTVFIEQPYLPNGIDRDYIRWLYTAMTRAKNKLYLIGFKDEHFVE, from the coding sequence ATGAGTTCTTCCCTGTTTTATAGTCTTTTACAAAGAAAGTTTCCTTTTTCTCCTACATATAAACAGGATATTTTTTTTCAAAAGATTGCTATATTTTTAACCGATACAGCAAATGAGACTATTTTTGTACTTAAAGGGTATGCAGGAACAGGAAAAACTACAGTAATTTCGACGATTGTAAATAATTTAATCGACATTGATAAGAAATATGTATTGCTTGCACCAACAGGTCGCGCAGCTAAGGTAATTGCAAATTATTCGAGTAAACCAGCTTTTACGATTCATAAAAAAATATATTTTCCTAAAAAAGCTTCAGGTGGCGGCGTTTCGTTTACCATTCAGCAAAATAAACATAAAAACACCATTTTTATCGTCGATGAGGCATCGATGATTTCAGATAGTAACTCAGATTCTAAATTATATGAAAACGGATCTTTATTAGATGATTTGATTTCGTATGTGTATTCGGGAACCAATTGCAAAATGATTCTTTTGGGAGATACAGCCCAGTTGCCTCCAGTAAATTTAGACATTAGTCCAGCCCTTGATATTCACACACTGAGTGTACATTATAATAAAGAAATTGAGCATATCGAACTTGATGAGGTAATGCGTCAGGAAGAAAACTCTGGAATATTATTTAATGCTACTGAATTGCGTGAATTGCTAAAAGAGAGCTTTATTACCGAGTTTAGATTTGATGTGAAAAAATTCAAGGATATTGTACGATTAACAGATGGTTACGATATTCAGGATGCGATTAACTCAGCTTATAGTAATTATAGTATAGAAGATACCGCATTTATTGTACGTTCTAATAAAAGAGCCAATCAGTACAATGAGCAAATTAGAACCAAAATCTTATTTAAGGAGAGTGATCTTTCTACGGGAGATTTCTTGATGGTGGTTAAGAATAATTATTTCTGGTTAAAAGATTCAGATGAAGCAGGTTTTATTGCCAATGGAGATATTATTGAGATCTTGGAAATCTTCAGTATTCAGGAGTTATATGGTTTTAAATTTGCTAAAGTAAAAATACGAATGGTCGATTATCCAAACCAAAAACCTTTTGAAACAGTTTTGTTGTTGGATACTATTAAAAGCGAGTCTCCATCATTGACCTACGAAGAATCGAATCGATTGTATGAAGAGGTAATGAAGGATTACGAAAGTGAAACTACAAAGTATAAGAAGTTCCAAAAAGTAAAAGCCAATGAATATTTTAATGGTTTACAAGTGAAATTCTCTTATGCAATAACTTGTCATAAATCACAAGGAGGACAATGGGATACGGTATTTATTGAGCAGCCTTATTTGCCAAACGGAATCGACAGGGATTACATTCGCTGGCTGTACACAGCTATGACAAGAGCAAAAAATAAGTTGTATCTGATAGGCTTTAAAGATGAACATTTTGTTGAGTAA
- a CDS encoding RsmD family RNA methyltransferase produces MRIISGKHKGRRIFPPKNLPVRPTTDMSKEALFNVLNNHFSFEGLKILDLFAGTGNISYEFASRGCTPITSVDGDFGCVKFIKQIAAEYDFNIAATKSDVFKFLESSKTSYDIIFADPPYAMDQATFEKIVMLVFERELLQEDGMMIIEHSKYTKLDHLSNFSFKKSYGGSFFSFFEFDSLEDEEINNEISTKNTEDDEG; encoded by the coding sequence ATGAGAATCATTTCAGGAAAACACAAAGGAAGACGCATTTTTCCACCAAAAAACCTTCCCGTAAGACCTACAACTGACATGTCTAAAGAAGCATTATTTAATGTTTTGAATAACCATTTTAGTTTTGAAGGCTTAAAAATATTAGATTTATTTGCAGGAACTGGTAACATCAGTTATGAGTTTGCTTCTCGTGGATGCACTCCGATTACATCTGTAGATGGTGATTTTGGATGTGTGAAATTCATCAAGCAAATTGCTGCAGAATACGACTTTAATATTGCTGCTACAAAAAGCGATGTTTTTAAATTCTTAGAAAGTAGTAAAACATCTTACGATATTATTTTTGCTGATCCTCCATACGCTATGGATCAAGCTACATTTGAGAAAATTGTAATGCTTGTTTTCGAAAGAGAACTATTGCAAGAAGATGGAATGATGATTATTGAACATTCTAAATACACTAAATTAGATCATTTAAGTAATTTTTCATTCAAGAAAAGTTATGGTGGTTCGTTTTTTAGTTTCTTCGAATTTGATTCATTAGAAGATGAAGAAATAAATAATGAAATCTCTACAAAAAACACTGAAGACGACGAAGGATAA
- a CDS encoding aminopeptidase has translation MTVAVNLELKTLNIRQDITFNNVSNDTLISVVLNDWNNSFSDKNTPLAKRFSDEFYRGFHLAKPEERGNTTIISLTDTQDGALAWERSAKNPDYIIVKLNQKLAPNETISLHLTYIVKIPSDKFTRYGFSQNGSLNLKNWFLSPARFENHRFIKYNNYNLDDIANATTDYEVEIKVPNNYTITTDLDKVSQEQFEKYSNTNYSGNKRTDFSMFIEPKNSFKNYKIGTLEVATNLKNNNLNEIQKALAINKIVDYTNTYIGKYPHDKITISQIDYERNPFYGLNQLPSFINPFPDTFMFEIKFLKTYLNTYLKNSLRLDPRKDNWIYDGIQIYVMMKYIEENYPDQKMMGSLSKLKILKSYKITNLSFNEQYSYFYMLMARKNLDQPLGDPKNTLIKFNEQIASKYRAGLSLSYLDDYLGNNSVKTSIQDFYELNKIEQVSRTNFESLMSYNANKNIDWFFDVIINSRKIIDYKFHNVSKTKDSITFSIRNKTDTYLPIPVYGVKKKDVMFKQWIDTKSTDTTFTVERKNADKIVLNYENEVPEYNLRNNWKSLKGFYPTNRPIKFNFAKDLEDPYYNQIIYIPTLNYNYYDGITPGMRFHNKTILDKPFTFDINPAYSIKAKTISGSSSFSFVQNYRNSTLYNVKYSFSEAYFHYAPDATYLKLNPMVQLRIRAENFRDNRKQLITMRQVIVNREKSNYITDNSSPNYSVFNARYFNTKTEITNHFNFMSEVQFASEFGKLASEIEFRKLFENNRQINLRMYAGAFLYNNTNSDYFSFGIDRPTDYLFDYNYYGRSESTGIFSQQYIMAEGGFKSKLIPQFANQWITTLNASYSLWNWIEAYGDVGFIKSKGRSETFIYDSGIRLNFVPDYFELYFPVYSNNGWEISQDKYGEKIRFVVTLSPKTLTNLFTRKWF, from the coding sequence ATGACAGTTGCAGTAAATCTCGAGCTAAAAACATTGAACATCAGACAGGATATTACTTTTAACAACGTATCGAATGATACTTTAATTTCGGTTGTTCTTAATGATTGGAACAATTCATTCTCTGATAAAAATACTCCTCTTGCCAAACGTTTTTCGGATGAGTTTTACAGAGGATTTCATTTAGCCAAACCCGAAGAGCGAGGAAATACAACAATTATTAGCTTAACCGATACTCAAGACGGAGCTCTTGCTTGGGAAAGATCTGCTAAAAACCCAGATTATATTATTGTCAAGCTAAACCAGAAACTAGCTCCTAACGAAACAATCTCTCTGCATCTTACTTATATCGTTAAAATCCCTAGTGATAAATTTACGAGATATGGATTTTCACAAAACGGAAGTCTAAACCTAAAAAACTGGTTTTTGAGCCCTGCGCGATTTGAAAACCACCGTTTCATAAAATACAACAATTATAATCTAGATGATATTGCAAATGCAACTACCGATTATGAGGTTGAAATAAAAGTTCCTAATAATTACACTATAACAACCGATTTAGACAAGGTCTCGCAAGAGCAGTTTGAAAAATATAGCAATACCAACTATTCTGGCAATAAAAGAACTGATTTCAGCATGTTTATTGAGCCTAAAAATAGTTTTAAAAATTATAAAATTGGCACATTAGAAGTTGCTACAAATTTAAAGAACAACAATTTAAACGAAATACAGAAGGCACTTGCTATCAACAAAATTGTAGATTACACGAATACCTATATTGGTAAATACCCACATGATAAAATTACTATTTCGCAAATAGATTATGAAAGGAATCCGTTTTATGGCTTGAACCAATTACCTTCATTTATAAATCCGTTTCCTGATACATTTATGTTTGAGATTAAGTTCCTAAAGACTTACTTGAATACCTATCTAAAGAATAGTTTACGTCTTGACCCAAGAAAGGACAACTGGATTTATGATGGCATACAGATCTATGTCATGATGAAATACATTGAAGAAAACTATCCTGACCAAAAAATGATGGGAAGCCTTTCTAAGCTGAAAATTTTAAAAAGCTACAAAATAACAAACCTGAGTTTTAACGAACAGTACAGTTATTTCTATATGCTTATGGCTCGTAAAAACCTAGACCAACCATTGGGCGACCCAAAAAACACGCTAATAAAGTTTAACGAACAAATTGCGAGCAAATACCGAGCTGGACTAAGCCTTAGTTATCTAGATGATTATTTGGGTAACAATAGCGTAAAAACAAGTATTCAGGATTTTTATGAACTTAATAAAATAGAGCAAGTTAGTCGCACCAATTTTGAAAGTTTAATGAGTTATAACGCCAATAAGAATATCGATTGGTTCTTTGATGTTATAATAAATTCAAGAAAAATAATAGATTACAAATTTCACAATGTCTCTAAAACAAAAGACAGCATTACATTTTCTATAAGAAACAAAACCGATACTTACCTTCCTATTCCTGTGTATGGAGTAAAGAAAAAGGACGTAATGTTTAAACAATGGATTGACACAAAAAGCACCGACACTACATTTACTGTAGAGAGAAAAAATGCTGATAAAATTGTTTTGAATTACGAGAATGAGGTTCCTGAGTACAATTTGAGAAACAACTGGAAATCCTTAAAAGGATTTTATCCTACCAATCGTCCTATAAAATTTAATTTTGCTAAAGATTTAGAAGATCCATATTACAATCAGATAATCTATATTCCAACGCTTAACTATAATTATTATGACGGAATTACTCCGGGAATGCGCTTTCATAATAAAACAATATTAGACAAACCGTTTACTTTTGATATTAACCCTGCTTATTCTATAAAAGCAAAAACGATATCTGGCTCGTCTTCTTTCTCTTTTGTTCAAAATTATAGAAATAGCACTTTATATAATGTGAAGTATTCCTTTTCTGAAGCCTATTTTCATTATGCTCCCGACGCAACGTACCTAAAATTAAATCCAATGGTACAGTTACGAATTAGAGCAGAAAATTTTCGTGACAATAGAAAACAGCTTATTACAATGCGACAGGTCATTGTAAATCGTGAGAAAAGCAATTATATTACGGACAATTCTAGTCCGAATTATTCTGTATTCAATGCTCGTTATTTTAATACAAAAACTGAGATTACGAATCATTTTAATTTTATGTCGGAAGTACAATTTGCTAGCGAATTTGGGAAACTTGCCAGTGAAATAGAATTCAGAAAACTGTTTGAAAACAATCGACAAATTAATCTTAGAATGTACGCTGGAGCGTTTTTATACAACAACACCAATTCTGATTATTTTAGTTTCGGTATTGATCGCCCAACTGATTATTTGTTTGACTATAATTATTATGGTCGATCTGAAAGTACTGGTATTTTTAGTCAGCAATATATAATGGCTGAAGGGGGCTTTAAATCCAAATTAATTCCTCAATTTGCCAATCAATGGATAACAACATTAAATGCAAGTTACTCTCTTTGGAACTGGATTGAAGCTTATGGTGATGTTGGTTTTATTAAAAGTAAAGGTCGTTCGGAAACATTTATATATGACAGTGGTATTCGATTAAATTTTGTGCCAGATTACTTTGAATTGTATTTTCCTGTGTATTCTAATAATGGATGGGAAATTTCTCAAGATAAATATGGCGAAAAAATACGATTTGTAGTTACTTTATCCCCTAAAACATTAACCAATCTTTTTACAAGAAAGTGGTTTTAA
- a CDS encoding PQQ-binding-like beta-propeller repeat protein: MKRSLALLPLYFFLAIHSSFAQKNEASIINSFSDRIFPGHGYLPLGDIKWKFKTDGKIFSSPIAKNGIIFIGSEDGYLYAIEEKSGNLKWKFKTNGAVHSSPSIYENTIYFGSFDGYYYAVNTKTGKQIWKFKTGGENWYRETGVEGEMDNLWDYFLSSPVIYKDDKQASILFGSSDGNVYSLDAKKGSLNWKFKTDGPIHSTPVIDKNILYIGGWDANLYAINCTTGKEKWKFSTSTKIGFKGIQSSVAVADGMVYFGARDPYLFALDSETGKEIWRYDAENSWILSSAVLLNNILYVGTSDTYALLALDSKTGKELYRFKTNGYVYSSPAIAGNTIYFGDFTGNFFSLDILSAGKISKLISTDARKKHAGEILKNDELDFIYAAKGSDLSQYKESKKVMDEFYKLGPIVSSPFISNNTVYFGSADGYFYAIGLTSSY; encoded by the coding sequence ATGAAAAGATCATTAGCACTTCTCCCTCTCTATTTCTTTTTAGCTATACATAGCTCATTTGCACAAAAAAATGAAGCATCAATTATAAACTCTTTCTCAGATAGAATTTTTCCCGGTCATGGTTATCTGCCATTAGGAGATATAAAATGGAAATTTAAAACTGATGGAAAAATCTTTTCTTCGCCAATAGCAAAAAATGGAATTATATTTATTGGCAGTGAAGATGGATATCTGTATGCTATTGAGGAAAAGTCTGGAAATCTAAAATGGAAGTTTAAAACTAATGGAGCTGTTCATAGCTCACCAAGTATCTACGAAAACACAATCTATTTTGGTAGTTTTGATGGTTATTATTATGCCGTAAATACTAAAACAGGAAAACAAATTTGGAAATTCAAAACTGGAGGCGAAAACTGGTACAGAGAGACTGGAGTTGAGGGGGAAATGGACAATTTATGGGATTATTTTTTATCATCACCTGTAATTTACAAAGACGACAAACAAGCCTCAATTCTTTTTGGAAGTAGCGATGGGAACGTATATTCACTTGATGCAAAAAAAGGAAGCCTAAACTGGAAATTTAAAACCGATGGCCCGATTCATAGCACACCAGTTATAGATAAAAACATATTGTATATTGGCGGATGGGATGCTAATTTATATGCTATCAATTGCACTACAGGAAAAGAAAAATGGAAGTTTTCAACAAGTACTAAAATAGGATTCAAAGGAATTCAATCGTCTGTTGCTGTTGCTGATGGAATGGTCTATTTTGGAGCTAGAGACCCTTACCTTTTTGCTTTAGACTCAGAAACAGGAAAGGAAATTTGGAGATATGATGCCGAAAATTCATGGATTCTTAGCTCGGCAGTACTATTAAACAACATTCTATATGTAGGTACTTCAGACACCTATGCGTTACTTGCATTAGATTCTAAAACTGGAAAAGAACTCTATCGCTTTAAAACCAATGGATACGTATATTCATCGCCTGCAATTGCTGGAAACACTATTTATTTTGGAGACTTTACAGGTAACTTCTTTTCTCTAGATATCCTTTCGGCGGGCAAAATATCAAAGCTTATAAGTACAGATGCAAGAAAAAAACATGCTGGCGAAATACTAAAAAACGATGAGCTAGATTTTATTTACGCAGCCAAAGGCTCAGATTTATCCCAATATAAGGAGAGCAAAAAAGTGATGGATGAATTCTATAAACTTGGACCGATTGTTTCTTCTCCATTCATTAGCAACAATACTGTTTATTTTGGAAGTGCCGATGGGTATTTTTATGCAATTGGCTTAACTTCTTCATATTAA
- a CDS encoding DUF3822 family protein has product MQLQNTNITSKKYKKLSIQVSLTGLSFCCFDTLNDTILSLSEVTFDTFHKTTKIEDLFADAFNKHPELKDTYDEITVIHNNNLSTFVPTALFDENFLGSYLQYNTKVFETDFFAFDVISNYQMNAVYIPYVNINNFFIDQFGSFEYKHANSILAEKLLDVSKNNDEKTMIVNFNFGHFEIIVVQNKKLLLFNSFEYQTPEDFIYYLLFTAEQLNMNPEIFKLELLGTISEEDDFFAIAYKYIRNVSLFDVSNLKRKNSFTTAQNQQHFILFQS; this is encoded by the coding sequence ATGCAGTTACAAAATACAAATATAACATCAAAAAAATACAAAAAACTTTCCATTCAGGTTTCCCTGACTGGGCTTTCATTTTGTTGTTTTGATACTTTAAACGATACTATCTTATCTTTGAGTGAGGTTACTTTTGATACGTTTCATAAAACGACCAAAATTGAAGATTTATTTGCTGATGCTTTTAACAAACATCCTGAGCTTAAAGATACTTATGATGAAATAACGGTTATTCATAACAACAATTTGTCAACATTTGTTCCTACTGCCCTTTTTGATGAAAATTTTCTAGGCAGTTATTTACAATATAACACCAAGGTTTTTGAAACCGATTTTTTTGCTTTCGATGTAATTTCTAATTACCAAATGAATGCTGTTTACATTCCGTATGTAAATATCAATAACTTTTTTATTGATCAGTTCGGTTCATTCGAATACAAACATGCTAATAGTATTCTTGCCGAAAAGCTTTTGGATGTATCCAAAAACAATGATGAAAAAACAATGATTGTCAATTTTAATTTTGGCCATTTTGAAATCATTGTAGTGCAAAACAAAAAACTATTATTATTTAATTCTTTTGAATATCAAACTCCTGAGGATTTTATTTATTACTTACTGTTTACCGCAGAACAGCTTAATATGAATCCTGAAATTTTTAAACTTGAATTACTAGGAACGATTTCTGAAGAAGATGATTTTTTTGCAATCGCTTATAAGTATATCCGAAATGTATCCTTGTTTGACGTATCTAATTTAAAAAGAAAAAATTCTTTTACAACAGCTCAAAATCAACAACATTTTATACTTTTTCAATCATGA
- the kdsB gene encoding 3-deoxy-manno-octulosonate cytidylyltransferase, with translation MKIIAVIPARYASTRFPAKLMQDLGGKTVILRTYQAAMQTNLFDDVFVVTDSDIIFDEIVSNGGKAIMSVKEHESGSDRIAEAIQSLDVDIVVNVQGDEPFIDAEPLAKVIEVFRNDLDKKVDLASLMREIKDEAEINNPNNVKVVVDQSGFALYFSRSVIPYPRDKDVGVRYFQHIGIYAFRKQALLDFYSLPMKSLEASEKLEQLRYLEFGKRIRMVETTHVGIGIDTPEDLERAKVLLNSK, from the coding sequence ATGAAAATAATAGCAGTTATTCCCGCACGTTACGCTTCTACAAGATTTCCAGCGAAATTGATGCAAGATTTGGGAGGCAAAACAGTAATCTTAAGAACGTATCAAGCTGCAATGCAAACCAACTTGTTTGATGATGTATTTGTTGTGACTGATTCTGATATTATATTCGATGAAATTGTCTCGAATGGAGGAAAAGCTATAATGAGTGTCAAAGAGCATGAATCGGGAAGTGATAGGATTGCCGAGGCGATACAAAGTTTAGATGTTGATATTGTAGTTAATGTTCAAGGTGACGAGCCTTTTATTGATGCAGAACCATTGGCAAAGGTTATTGAAGTGTTTAGAAATGACTTGGATAAAAAAGTTGATTTGGCATCTTTAATGCGTGAAATCAAAGATGAAGCAGAAATAAATAACCCAAATAATGTAAAAGTTGTGGTAGATCAAAGCGGATTTGCTTTGTATTTTTCTCGTTCAGTAATCCCATATCCTAGAGATAAAGATGTAGGTGTTCGTTATTTTCAGCATATCGGAATTTATGCTTTTAGAAAACAGGCTTTATTAGATTTTTACAGCCTTCCTATGAAATCTCTTGAAGCTTCAGAGAAGTTGGAACAATTGCGTTACCTTGAGTTTGGAAAGCGTATTAGAATGGTTGAAACTACTCATGTGGGAATAGGTATAGACACTCCAGAAGATTTAGAAAGAGCAAAAGTATTATTGAATTCGAAGTAG